Proteins from a single region of Chloroherpeton thalassium ATCC 35110:
- the ruvC gene encoding crossover junction endodeoxyribonuclease RuvC, translated as MITLGVDPGSIVTGYGVIGKSEAGFRVFDYSAIRPGGKCDFPQRIKYIYDTLEKVICAYKPTQLSLETAFYGKNAQSALKLGQVRGAIIILAMNYNLKFVEYSPREVKKSVAGTGNASKEQVAYMVKKMLSIDDEKMALDTSDALAIALCGHFKSASMAASEFKKQSRKATSWGEYILQNPQVVVK; from the coding sequence ATGATTACACTCGGTGTTGACCCTGGCAGTATTGTAACTGGATATGGGGTAATTGGAAAGAGCGAGGCGGGATTTCGTGTTTTCGATTATAGCGCAATTCGTCCTGGGGGAAAATGTGATTTCCCCCAGCGAATTAAGTATATTTACGACACGCTTGAAAAGGTCATTTGCGCGTATAAGCCAACCCAGCTTTCACTGGAAACGGCATTTTATGGAAAAAACGCGCAATCTGCGTTAAAGTTGGGGCAAGTTCGAGGGGCAATAATTATTCTTGCAATGAATTATAATTTAAAATTTGTAGAGTATTCGCCGCGAGAAGTAAAAAAATCGGTTGCTGGAACCGGCAATGCCTCAAAGGAGCAAGTCGCCTACATGGTCAAAAAAATGCTTTCCATAGACGATGAAAAAATGGCGTTGGATACGTCCGATGCGTTGGCCATTGCATTGTGTGGCCATTTTAAGTCAGCGTCAATGGCGGCGAGTGAATTCAAAAAGCAATCCAGAAAGGCAACAAGCTGGGGTGAGTACATTTTGCAAAACCCGCAAGTGGTTGTAAAGTAG
- a CDS encoding TspO/MBR family protein, producing the protein MIGLKWYHGVIFYVVVTILSGSWLSTSEYLDSQGRPPFMPPDYVFPPVWIVNNILMIWAGLRIANKPEDFSAKKQLLWLQAVVWLGFVSFSWCYFALHSPILAAGVALIMWGANFATVLLAYPKDKAISFSLFPLLIWLSLASAIAIYQAIYTTDELFN; encoded by the coding sequence ATGATAGGTTTGAAGTGGTATCATGGCGTCATATTTTACGTAGTGGTAACAATTTTATCGGGCAGTTGGCTGTCTACTTCGGAGTATTTAGATAGTCAAGGGCGACCGCCGTTTATGCCTCCTGATTATGTGTTTCCCCCAGTGTGGATTGTAAACAATATCTTAATGATATGGGCAGGGCTGCGCATTGCTAATAAGCCTGAAGATTTTTCAGCAAAGAAGCAATTGCTGTGGCTTCAAGCTGTTGTGTGGCTTGGGTTTGTCTCATTTTCATGGTGCTATTTTGCTTTGCATAGTCCAATTTTGGCAGCAGGTGTCGCTCTAATCATGTGGGGCGCGAACTTTGCAACTGTTCTTTTGGCCTATCCAAAAGATAAAGCAATTAGCTTTTCCTTGTTTCCACTTCTAATTTGGCTTTCTCTTGCATCAGCGATCGCAATTTATCAAGCGATATATACAACGGATGAATTATTCAATTAA
- a CDS encoding VIT domain-containing protein, whose amino-acid sequence MLSQSSCTAQNEAETPEGLQEQNALRSGKSDLYDIKPALVDENERTLSPYFFIKSDDPEAEQLPLLSTSADVKIAGVIADVAVTQVYKNSGKKPIEAIYTFPASTRAAVYGMKMTIGERTIVAKIKERQKAREEYEKAKSEGKTASLLEEQRPNVFQMNVANILPGDTIRVELKYTELLVPTDAVYEFVYPSVVGPRYSNRKASDAGERDKWVKTPYLKEGEAPTSEFDIAVEVSTGVPIDDIACVSHKTAVRLEKKSLAEVSLDKSEKFGGNRDYILRYRLAGNQIQSGLLLFEGEKENFFLATVQPPKRVTEKMIPNREYIYIVDVSGSMFGQPIAISKELMKKLLGRLRPTETFNLLLFSGGSKLLSEKSLPATDKNIEKAFYALENEHGGGGTELLRALNRALGLPKKEAGSRTFVVITDGYVSFEVETFETIRKNLNKANLFAVGIGNGVNRFLIEGMARAGSGEPTVLELPGHGGFSLRMTDENQKPKEDSSDIKLEQKVDKFLEYIEFPVLTQLQYKFDDFETYDVEPVSLPDVMAERPVILFGKWRGKAEGKITLSGFTGDGEKYEHSLNVKKFKPSEKNAALRYLWARDRIATLGDYNALSESDERTKEITELGLTYNLLTKYTSFVAIDSEVRNKTGESESVTQPLPLPDGVSDYAVGGGGFGNLMGSGGIGRGVGMGGAGARQMKSLSIAPKISADESEAASPAPELTLAIGKISLNTTERTEADIKKVLEKNLNMLQSCLAQSGGKRGKLTVTLVLNPNGAVVKAVIKKSDVKEKRFELCLLTKMRRMLFGSLSSSEAIQTVEVAFEIK is encoded by the coding sequence TTGCTTAGCCAATCAAGCTGCACGGCTCAAAATGAGGCCGAAACGCCGGAGGGCTTGCAGGAGCAAAACGCTTTGCGCTCCGGCAAATCCGACCTTTACGACATAAAGCCCGCTTTGGTTGATGAAAACGAGCGCACGCTTTCACCTTATTTTTTCATCAAAAGCGACGATCCGGAAGCTGAGCAACTTCCGCTGCTCTCGACTTCGGCGGATGTGAAAATCGCCGGCGTCATTGCCGATGTCGCGGTTACGCAGGTGTATAAAAATTCCGGCAAAAAGCCGATTGAAGCGATTTATACTTTTCCAGCGTCAACTCGCGCGGCGGTTTATGGCATGAAAATGACCATTGGCGAGCGCACGATTGTCGCAAAAATTAAAGAGCGCCAAAAAGCCCGCGAAGAATATGAAAAGGCCAAATCCGAAGGCAAAACTGCGTCGCTGCTTGAGGAACAGCGCCCGAATGTGTTTCAAATGAACGTGGCAAATATTTTGCCCGGCGATACGATTCGCGTCGAACTCAAATACACCGAACTGCTCGTGCCGACGGACGCCGTCTATGAATTCGTTTATCCGAGCGTCGTCGGGCCGCGCTATTCCAACCGGAAGGCGTCGGACGCGGGCGAGCGCGACAAGTGGGTGAAAACGCCCTATCTGAAGGAAGGCGAAGCGCCGACTTCGGAATTTGATATTGCGGTGGAGGTCTCGACCGGCGTGCCGATTGACGACATCGCTTGCGTTTCGCACAAAACCGCCGTTCGCCTCGAGAAAAAATCACTTGCCGAAGTCTCGCTCGATAAATCCGAAAAGTTCGGCGGCAACCGCGACTATATTTTGCGCTACCGCTTGGCCGGAAATCAAATTCAGTCGGGGCTGTTGCTTTTTGAGGGCGAAAAGGAAAATTTCTTTTTAGCGACGGTTCAGCCGCCGAAGCGCGTTACCGAAAAGATGATTCCCAACCGCGAATATATTTATATCGTCGATGTCTCCGGCTCGATGTTCGGTCAGCCGATTGCGATTTCAAAAGAATTGATGAAAAAATTGCTCGGACGCCTTCGCCCGACGGAGACTTTCAACCTGCTGCTTTTTTCCGGCGGCTCGAAATTGCTTTCCGAAAAGTCGCTTCCCGCAACCGATAAAAATATCGAGAAAGCATTTTACGCGCTTGAGAACGAACACGGCGGCGGCGGCACCGAGCTTTTGCGGGCGCTGAACCGTGCGCTCGGGTTGCCGAAAAAGGAGGCCGGTTCGCGCACCTTTGTCGTCATCACCGACGGCTATGTCAGTTTTGAAGTTGAAACTTTTGAAACGATTCGCAAAAATTTGAACAAGGCCAATTTGTTTGCCGTCGGCATCGGCAACGGCGTCAATCGCTTTTTGATTGAAGGCATGGCACGTGCCGGTTCGGGCGAACCGACGGTGCTTGAATTGCCGGGACACGGCGGATTTAGCCTAAGAATGACCGACGAAAATCAAAAGCCGAAGGAGGATAGCAGCGACATCAAGCTTGAGCAAAAAGTGGATAAATTTTTGGAGTACATCGAGTTTCCGGTTTTAACGCAGCTTCAATACAAATTTGACGATTTCGAAACCTACGATGTCGAACCGGTGAGCTTGCCGGATGTGATGGCCGAGCGACCGGTGATTTTGTTCGGCAAATGGCGCGGCAAGGCCGAAGGAAAAATCACTTTAAGCGGTTTTACCGGCGACGGGGAAAAGTACGAGCATTCGCTGAATGTGAAGAAATTCAAGCCGTCGGAGAAAAATGCGGCCTTGCGCTACCTTTGGGCGCGTGACCGAATTGCCACGCTCGGCGACTACAACGCCCTTTCCGAATCCGATGAGCGCACGAAGGAAATTACAGAACTCGGCCTGACTTATAATTTGCTGACCAAATACACCTCGTTCGTCGCCATCGATAGCGAGGTTCGCAACAAGACGGGCGAAAGCGAGAGCGTCACGCAACCTCTGCCCTTGCCCGACGGCGTGTCGGATTATGCGGTCGGCGGCGGCGGGTTCGGAAACCTGATGGGCAGCGGAGGAATTGGAAGAGGCGTGGGAATGGGCGGCGCGGGTGCGCGACAAATGAAGTCGCTAAGCATTGCACCGAAAATAAGCGCCGATGAGTCGGAAGCCGCAAGCCCGGCGCCAGAACTTACATTGGCGATTGGAAAAATCTCCTTGAACACGACGGAGCGCACGGAAGCAGACATCAAAAAAGTGCTTGAAAAGAATTTAAACATGCTGCAAAGCTGCCTTGCACAATCTGGCGGCAAGCGCGGCAAGCTGACGGTCACGCTGGTGCTAAACCCGAACGGCGCGGTCGTGAAAGCCGTCATCAAAAAATCCGATGTGAAGGAGAAGCGGTTCGAACTGTGCTTGCTTACCAAAATGCGTCGGATGCTGTTCGGTAGCTTATCGAGCAGCGAGGCGATTCAAACGGTGGAAGTTGCGTTTGAAATCAAATAA
- a CDS encoding VOC family protein encodes MNIQSVSAAFTTEKVQETKAFYIKHLGAKLTFDCGWYINLEFGEKSRSLQFMSPKAEPQKPSVSDGLMYSFAVPNVDEVYENMTGAGLIPTMPLEDHPWGDRGFAVQDPNGIMLYFYTEAEPSDEFKAFFIE; translated from the coding sequence ATGAACATACAAAGTGTTTCAGCCGCCTTCACCACTGAGAAGGTTCAGGAGACAAAGGCGTTTTATATAAAACATCTCGGCGCAAAGCTCACCTTTGATTGCGGATGGTACATCAATTTGGAATTCGGGGAGAAAAGTCGGTCGCTGCAGTTCATGTCGCCGAAAGCCGAACCGCAAAAGCCATCGGTTAGCGACGGGCTGATGTATAGTTTTGCCGTGCCAAATGTGGATGAGGTTTATGAAAACATGACCGGCGCGGGGCTAATCCCGACGATGCCGCTTGAAGACCATCCTTGGGGCGACAGAGGGTTCGCCGTTCAAGACCCGAATGGCATCATGCTTTACTTTTACACCGAAGCCGAGCCGAGCGACGAGTTCAAAGCGTTTTTCATCGAATGA
- a CDS encoding YebC/PmpR family DNA-binding transcriptional regulator, whose product MSGHSKWATIKRKKAATDQKRGKLFTKLVKEITISARMGGGDPDGNPRLRLAIENARANSMPAENIKRAVQRGTGEIDGANYEEISYEGYGPGGIAVIIEAATDNRNRTVAEVRHIMSRSGGSLGESGSVSWMFQRKGSISIAKSLASEEQLMELLLEAGLEDLKTDDEDYFSVLTDVKDLESAKKALEAAKIAYEDAKIDMIPDNTIELDGEDAEKALKMVDALEDNDDVQMVYTNMEISESALEKLNQ is encoded by the coding sequence ATGTCAGGACATAGCAAATGGGCGACAATTAAACGGAAAAAAGCGGCGACCGACCAAAAAAGAGGAAAGTTATTCACAAAACTTGTTAAAGAAATCACGATTTCGGCACGCATGGGCGGCGGCGACCCGGACGGCAATCCGCGCCTCCGGCTCGCTATTGAAAACGCGCGAGCCAACTCCATGCCGGCTGAAAATATCAAGCGCGCTGTTCAGCGTGGCACCGGCGAAATTGACGGTGCAAACTACGAAGAAATTTCTTACGAAGGCTATGGCCCGGGCGGCATTGCGGTCATTATAGAAGCGGCGACGGACAACCGCAATCGGACGGTCGCCGAAGTGCGTCATATCATGTCGAGAAGCGGCGGCTCGCTGGGTGAATCGGGTAGTGTGAGCTGGATGTTTCAGCGAAAAGGGAGCATTAGCATTGCAAAATCCTTAGCCTCCGAAGAGCAACTGATGGAACTTTTGCTTGAAGCTGGCCTCGAAGATTTGAAAACGGACGACGAGGATTATTTTTCCGTCCTCACCGATGTGAAGGATTTGGAATCTGCTAAAAAGGCACTTGAAGCGGCTAAAATTGCGTATGAGGACGCTAAAATCGACATGATTCCTGATAATACTATCGAGTTGGATGGTGAAGACGCTGAGAAAGCTTTGAAAATGGTTGATGCGCTTGAAGATAATGACGACGTGCAAATGGTTTATACCAATATGGAAATTTCCGAGTCGGCGCTCGAAAAGCTCAATCAGTAA
- the rfbB gene encoding dTDP-glucose 4,6-dehydratase: MKKILVTGGAGFIGSNFIAYMLQKYDDCKIVNLDKLTYAGNLENLISVEKHPNYVFVKGDICDRAVTDAIFKEHQIDHVVNFAAESHVDRSILGAKIFVETNVLGTQNLLETAKTFGVERFLQVSTDEVYGTLGKTGFFTEETPLQPNSPYSASKAGADMMVRAYYETFKLPCVITRCSNNYGPYQFPEKLIPLMIANALNDKPLPVYGDGMNVRDWLYVEDHCVAIDVAMRSGKNGEVYNIGGHNEKPNIEVVKLILEKLGKPESLITYVTDRLGHDRRYAIDASKIERELGWTPKETFETGMEKTVNWYLEHKAWWQRIISGEYQKYYDLLYANRG, encoded by the coding sequence ATGAAAAAAATACTTGTGACCGGCGGCGCCGGCTTTATCGGCAGCAACTTTATCGCTTATATGCTTCAAAAGTACGACGATTGCAAAATTGTCAATTTGGATAAGCTGACCTATGCGGGAAATTTGGAGAACTTAATTTCAGTGGAAAAGCATCCGAATTATGTATTTGTAAAAGGCGATATCTGCGATAGAGCTGTGACCGACGCCATTTTCAAGGAACATCAAATTGATCATGTGGTTAATTTTGCTGCTGAATCTCATGTAGATAGAAGTATTCTCGGCGCGAAAATCTTTGTGGAAACCAACGTGCTCGGCACACAAAATTTGCTCGAAACCGCTAAAACCTTCGGCGTAGAACGATTTCTCCAAGTCTCAACGGATGAAGTTTATGGCACTTTGGGCAAAACTGGATTTTTTACTGAAGAAACCCCGCTTCAGCCAAACTCGCCATACTCTGCCAGCAAGGCGGGCGCTGATATGATGGTGCGAGCCTATTATGAAACCTTCAAATTGCCGTGCGTTATCACCAGATGCTCAAATAATTATGGTCCCTACCAATTTCCTGAGAAGTTAATTCCATTGATGATTGCAAATGCTTTGAATGATAAACCGCTTCCCGTTTACGGCGATGGAATGAACGTGCGCGATTGGCTTTATGTGGAAGATCACTGCGTAGCTATCGATGTGGCGATGCGCTCAGGCAAAAACGGAGAAGTTTATAATATTGGCGGTCACAATGAAAAGCCGAATATTGAGGTCGTCAAGTTGATTCTTGAAAAGTTAGGCAAACCGGAAAGCTTAATTACTTATGTAACGGATCGGTTAGGTCATGACCGCCGTTACGCCATCGATGCTTCAAAGATCGAACGCGAACTTGGCTGGACGCCGAAAGAAACGTTTGAAACCGGCATGGAGAAAACAGTCAACTGGTATCTTGAACACAAAGCGTGGTGGCAGCGAATTATATCTGGTGAGTATCAAAAATATTATGATTTGCTTTATGCAAACAGAGGATAA
- the pheA gene encoding prephenate dehydratase — MKKSLVGYQGEPGAYSEIAALRFGQEEKPFEDFESIFKAVEREELTYGALPVENTLGGSIHQNYDLLLKYPVKIVAETYVPVLHCLMGLPEASIETACEVLSHPQALAQCRGFFEENPHLKAEATYDTAGSAKLIAKEKAAEKLAIASERAAELYGLKIFKRNLADKAWNITRFVCITALENEETRHPKVSENGSRKTSIVFLLPNVPGSLFKALATLALRNIDLTKIESRPSREAAFEYLFYVDFVGDESETHVQNALDHLREFSPMVKVLGSYGKVGA; from the coding sequence ATGAAAAAATCTCTCGTTGGCTATCAAGGTGAGCCTGGCGCATATAGTGAAATTGCTGCTTTGCGCTTTGGCCAGGAAGAAAAACCGTTTGAAGATTTCGAATCTATTTTTAAGGCCGTTGAACGCGAGGAGCTAACCTACGGCGCACTTCCCGTTGAAAATACGCTCGGCGGAAGCATCCACCAAAACTATGATTTGCTGCTAAAATATCCCGTCAAGATTGTCGCGGAAACGTATGTGCCGGTTTTACATTGCTTGATGGGGTTGCCAGAAGCCTCTATTGAAACGGCCTGCGAAGTGCTTTCGCATCCGCAAGCGCTGGCGCAATGTCGTGGATTTTTTGAAGAAAATCCCCATCTGAAAGCCGAAGCCACCTACGACACCGCCGGTAGCGCAAAACTTATCGCGAAAGAAAAAGCTGCCGAAAAACTCGCGATTGCCTCAGAACGCGCGGCGGAACTCTATGGCTTGAAAATTTTCAAGCGAAACCTTGCCGATAAAGCTTGGAACATCACGCGATTTGTTTGCATCACTGCACTTGAAAATGAGGAAACCAGGCATCCGAAAGTTTCTGAAAACGGCTCACGAAAAACGTCTATCGTGTTTTTGCTGCCAAACGTGCCAGGTTCACTTTTCAAAGCACTGGCCACTTTGGCCTTGCGAAATATTGATTTAACAAAAATAGAATCGCGCCCGTCGCGCGAGGCTGCATTTGAGTATTTGTTTTATGTGGATTTCGTTGGCGACGAGTCGGAAACGCATGTCCAAAACGCGCTTGATCATTTGCGGGAATTTTCTCCGATGGTAAAAGTGCTTGGCAGCTACGGCAAAGTGGGCGCATAA
- a CDS encoding tetratricopeptide repeat protein, which yields MTQHLSKADEAEYRLSIEFATKAIELAPTCEPAFFSRASAHFMLGDYSAAIADYSQTIQLNEAHIDAYLARGGAKLALGNYQGALADFSEVVSRDAKNPEGYNCRGTTNYLLGNYSEALDDLVQGIRLDPQTGLTELAYSSRSMIEYDHGNYAAAIADLGEVIKLDPQNPDAYYSRGSANYLAKNYDVAVKDFSKAIQLNLPNEKAYLAHLFSGTAQIGRGYYQSAVEHFSQAIELQNDCATAYTNRGIAQIELGNYDDGLQDVIAALRLDPQNADAYFYAGKAYSLLKQEKKAVEQIKQAARLEHKQAQALLQKRRIAW from the coding sequence ATGACGCAACATTTATCTAAGGCGGACGAGGCGGAATATCGTCTTTCCATCGAGTTTGCCACAAAGGCTATCGAGCTGGCGCCGACCTGCGAGCCGGCTTTTTTCAGCCGAGCCAGCGCCCATTTTATGCTCGGCGATTACAGCGCGGCCATCGCCGATTATTCACAAACCATTCAGCTAAACGAAGCGCACATCGATGCGTATTTGGCGCGAGGCGGCGCAAAGCTCGCTTTGGGAAACTATCAAGGCGCTTTGGCGGATTTTAGCGAAGTGGTTTCGCGCGACGCAAAAAATCCTGAAGGCTATAATTGTCGTGGCACAACGAACTACTTGCTGGGCAATTACAGCGAAGCATTGGACGATTTGGTTCAAGGTATTCGGCTCGATCCGCAAACCGGCCTCACCGAGCTGGCGTATAGCTCGCGCAGCATGATTGAATATGATCATGGAAATTACGCGGCGGCCATCGCCGATTTGGGCGAGGTCATTAAGTTAGATCCGCAAAATCCCGATGCGTATTATTCGCGCGGTTCGGCGAATTATTTGGCCAAAAACTATGATGTGGCCGTTAAAGATTTTTCTAAAGCCATTCAGCTCAATTTGCCAAACGAGAAAGCCTATCTGGCGCATCTTTTTTCCGGCACGGCGCAAATCGGGCGCGGATATTATCAATCGGCGGTCGAACATTTCAGCCAAGCGATTGAATTGCAAAATGATTGCGCAACGGCCTACACAAATCGCGGCATCGCGCAAATCGAACTCGGCAACTACGACGACGGCCTTCAAGATGTCATCGCGGCGCTCCGTTTAGACCCGCAAAACGCCGATGCGTATTTTTATGCGGGCAAAGCGTATAGTTTGCTCAAGCAAGAAAAAAAGGCGGTTGAGCAAATCAAGCAGGCCGCGCGGTTGGAGCACAAACAAGCGCAGGCATTACTTCAAAAACGACGCATTGCTTGGTGA
- the ybeY gene encoding rRNA maturation RNase YbeY, with the protein MSIIISKTVKQELPEEKIRKAIELVLQGEKCEAEEISAVYCGDRLIRKINIEHLAHDYPTDTISFRLNSGNAIEGEFYISCDTVRRNAQEYESSFENELLRVTIHSVLHLIGFEDQSAAQKAEMTQKENRYLAALFHHDEK; encoded by the coding sequence ATGTCCATTATCATTTCAAAAACGGTTAAACAAGAACTCCCCGAAGAGAAAATCCGTAAGGCTATCGAACTTGTCTTGCAAGGTGAAAAGTGTGAGGCAGAGGAAATTTCTGCCGTTTATTGTGGCGATAGGCTGATTAGGAAGATCAACATCGAGCATTTGGCGCATGATTATCCAACCGACACCATTTCGTTTCGACTGAATTCGGGCAACGCTATCGAGGGTGAGTTCTACATTTCCTGCGATACCGTCCGGCGCAACGCGCAAGAATACGAGAGTTCCTTTGAAAATGAATTGCTTCGTGTGACTATTCACTCGGTGTTGCACTTAATTGGCTTCGAAGATCAAAGCGCGGCGCAAAAAGCTGAAATGACCCAGAAAGAAAACCGCTACTTAGCCGCTCTATTTCACCACGATGAAAAATAA